A genomic window from Arthrobacter sp. FW305-BF8 includes:
- a CDS encoding phosphoenolpyruvate carboxykinase (GTP), whose product MAHLARLPLLEKAPTTHAGLLAWVEEVAGLTQPDRIHWVDGSEEENTRLTGELVAAGTLKRLNQDLFPNSFAAFSDPADVARVEEQTFICSEKEHDAGFTNNWMAPAEMKEKLRGLFSGSMRGRTMYVIPFVMGHLDAEDPKFGVEITDSAYVVASMRIMARIGTDVLNRITETNAFFVPALHSLGAPLEAGQADVPWPCNPDKWIVHFPEERSIWSFGSGYGGNALLGKKCYALRIASVMAHDEGWLAEHMLILKLTSPEQKTYYVSAAFPSACGKTNLALLDPTIKGWKVETLGDDITWMRFGKEGELRAVNPEAGLFGVAPGTGWGTNPNAMRAIAKGNSIFTNVALTDDGGVWWEGMTEETPAHLTDWQGNSWTPESGKPAAHPNSRFCTPIDQIDMLAEEYHSPNGVELSAILFGGRRKTTIPLVTEARDWTNGIFMGSTLSSETTAAAAGAVGVVRRDPMAMLPFIGYDAGDYLNHWVNLSAKANPERLPKIFLVNWFRRTADGGFAWPGFGDNARVLKWAIERLEGKADAVETPIGFVPTGDAIDLDGLDMTPAQVEDAVRVDADEWKTELASIEEWFANFGDSLPAALQQELEGLKARLA is encoded by the coding sequence ATGGCCCACTTGGCGCGACTGCCGCTGCTTGAGAAAGCACCCACCACCCATGCCGGTCTGCTGGCATGGGTTGAAGAGGTCGCTGGGCTCACCCAGCCTGACCGGATTCACTGGGTCGACGGATCCGAGGAAGAAAACACCCGCCTCACCGGCGAACTCGTCGCGGCCGGCACCCTGAAGCGGCTGAACCAGGACCTGTTCCCCAACTCCTTCGCTGCCTTCTCGGACCCCGCTGACGTGGCCCGCGTCGAAGAGCAGACGTTCATCTGCTCGGAAAAGGAGCACGACGCAGGCTTCACCAACAACTGGATGGCCCCGGCAGAGATGAAGGAGAAGTTGCGCGGGCTGTTCTCCGGCTCCATGCGCGGCCGCACCATGTACGTCATCCCGTTCGTCATGGGCCACCTCGACGCCGAGGACCCCAAGTTCGGCGTCGAGATCACCGACTCCGCCTACGTTGTCGCCTCCATGCGCATCATGGCCCGCATCGGCACGGACGTCCTGAACCGGATCACCGAAACCAACGCCTTCTTCGTTCCGGCCCTGCACTCCCTGGGTGCTCCGCTGGAGGCCGGCCAGGCAGACGTCCCGTGGCCCTGCAACCCTGACAAGTGGATTGTGCACTTCCCCGAAGAGCGCTCCATCTGGTCCTTCGGCTCCGGCTACGGCGGAAACGCGCTGCTCGGCAAGAAGTGCTACGCCCTGCGCATCGCTTCGGTCATGGCCCACGACGAGGGCTGGCTCGCCGAGCACATGCTCATCCTCAAGCTCACCTCGCCGGAACAGAAGACCTACTACGTCTCGGCTGCCTTCCCGTCCGCCTGCGGCAAGACGAACCTTGCTCTCCTGGACCCCACCATCAAGGGCTGGAAGGTCGAGACCCTGGGTGACGACATCACCTGGATGCGGTTCGGCAAGGAAGGCGAGCTCCGGGCCGTTAACCCCGAGGCCGGCCTCTTTGGTGTGGCTCCCGGCACCGGCTGGGGCACAAACCCCAACGCCATGCGCGCCATCGCCAAGGGCAACAGCATCTTCACCAACGTTGCGCTGACCGACGACGGCGGCGTCTGGTGGGAGGGCATGACCGAGGAAACCCCGGCGCACCTTACCGACTGGCAGGGCAACTCCTGGACGCCCGAGTCCGGCAAGCCGGCAGCCCACCCGAACTCGCGCTTCTGCACCCCGATCGACCAGATCGACATGCTGGCCGAGGAGTACCACAGCCCCAACGGTGTGGAACTGTCCGCCATCCTGTTCGGCGGCCGCCGCAAGACCACCATCCCGCTGGTCACCGAGGCCCGCGACTGGACCAACGGCATCTTCATGGGCTCCACCCTGTCGTCCGAAACCACCGCTGCTGCGGCCGGTGCCGTGGGCGTGGTCCGCCGTGACCCCATGGCCATGCTCCCGTTCATCGGCTACGACGCCGGCGACTACCTGAACCACTGGGTCAACCTGTCCGCCAAGGCCAACCCGGAGCGCCTGCCCAAGATCTTCCTGGTCAACTGGTTCCGCCGCACGGCAGACGGTGGCTTCGCCTGGCCCGGCTTCGGGGACAACGCCCGCGTCCTGAAGTGGGCCATCGAGCGGCTCGAAGGCAAGGCCGACGCCGTGGAGACCCCCATCGGCTTCGTCCCGACCGGCGACGCTATCGACCTCGACGGACTCGACATGACCCCCGCCCAGGTGGAGGACGCCGTCCGCGTCGACGCCGACGAATGGAAGACCGAGCTCGCCTCGATCGAGGAGTGGTTCGCCAACTTCGGCGATTCGCTGCCCGCCGCGCTCCAGCAGGAGCTGGAAGGCCTGAAGGCCCGCCTGGCCTAG
- a CDS encoding YhgE/Pip family protein, whose protein sequence is MTVLRLARSELKRMTGGLLPKLTILALALVPLLYGAVYLYANWNPYGNLDRIDAALVVEDTGAATGSGTRLEAGRKVADSLLDGHVFNWQTVPSAAEADQGVSDGKYAFALRIPKDFSANLASPGSFDSAAQAMLNVTTNDANNYLLSTIVDKLTTAVHASVAKEVGAETANQLLTGFGTIHTQMVKAADGATQLADGATRVHKGTVTLHEGTGKLETGAADLYNGQVRLRDGANELSAGAGQLSGGLAELRDKTAGLPADAQRLADGAAQVAAGNAALNSKVQDAVGQLGAAENDLRGRLQESSSKLVAAGVLTQEQAEKVLAEVDSAAASGPVSDAKAKIQADAAQIQQLSEGSAAVSAGAARLAAAAPALTGGISTASDGAERLAAGAATLATGEQMAVDGSAALSAGARKLDDGAAQLESGAGTAAAGAGKLADGLSRGAGKVPHPDDSQKSSLSAVMSDPVAVSNVSQAKAGSYGAGLAPFFMTLALWIGIFMLVQAMRPITQRALASNAPAWKIAVGGWLPFLAVSAVQASLLTVVVNVGLGLHPAHPWLMWLFLLAAAMAFSAIIQGVVALLGSPGKLVVLILLVLQLVSSGGTFPWQTTPEPLHAVHRVLPMGYVVDGMRHLVYGADLSLIPATVAGLFGYTLLGMALSTLAVRKNKLWTLKTLKPEIAV, encoded by the coding sequence GTGACTGTCTTGCGGCTGGCGCGCTCCGAACTCAAGCGCATGACCGGCGGGCTGCTGCCCAAGCTGACCATCTTGGCCCTGGCCCTGGTGCCGCTGCTCTACGGCGCGGTGTACCTCTACGCCAACTGGAATCCGTACGGCAACCTCGACCGGATCGACGCCGCGCTCGTGGTTGAGGACACCGGGGCGGCCACCGGCAGTGGAACCCGGCTGGAGGCCGGGCGGAAGGTGGCGGACAGCCTCCTCGACGGGCACGTGTTCAACTGGCAGACGGTCCCGTCCGCGGCAGAGGCGGACCAAGGCGTCAGCGACGGAAAGTACGCCTTCGCCCTCAGGATCCCGAAGGACTTCTCCGCCAACCTGGCCTCGCCCGGCAGCTTCGATTCGGCGGCCCAGGCCATGCTCAACGTCACCACCAACGACGCCAACAATTACCTGCTGAGCACCATCGTGGACAAGCTGACCACTGCCGTCCATGCGTCGGTGGCCAAGGAAGTCGGCGCGGAGACAGCCAACCAGCTCCTCACAGGGTTCGGCACCATCCACACTCAGATGGTGAAGGCGGCCGACGGCGCCACCCAACTGGCCGACGGCGCCACCCGGGTGCACAAGGGCACCGTGACTCTGCATGAGGGAACCGGGAAGCTGGAAACCGGGGCCGCCGACCTTTACAACGGCCAGGTCAGGCTGCGTGACGGGGCCAACGAACTCTCGGCCGGTGCCGGACAGCTGAGCGGAGGGCTGGCGGAGCTGCGCGACAAGACGGCCGGGCTTCCGGCGGACGCGCAGCGCCTCGCTGACGGTGCCGCGCAAGTTGCGGCAGGAAACGCAGCGCTCAACAGCAAGGTGCAGGACGCCGTCGGGCAGCTCGGGGCAGCAGAAAATGACCTCCGCGGCCGGCTGCAGGAGTCCAGCAGCAAGCTGGTGGCCGCCGGCGTCCTGACCCAGGAACAGGCAGAAAAGGTGCTCGCGGAAGTTGATTCCGCAGCTGCCTCCGGCCCGGTCAGCGACGCCAAAGCGAAGATCCAGGCAGACGCCGCGCAGATCCAGCAGCTTTCCGAGGGATCAGCTGCGGTCAGTGCCGGCGCGGCGCGCCTGGCCGCCGCCGCCCCAGCGCTGACCGGCGGCATCTCGACGGCGTCTGACGGGGCAGAGCGGCTGGCAGCCGGGGCCGCAACGCTGGCAACCGGAGAGCAGATGGCCGTGGACGGTTCCGCCGCCCTCTCGGCGGGCGCCCGGAAGCTCGACGACGGTGCGGCGCAACTGGAAAGCGGAGCGGGCACCGCCGCGGCCGGTGCCGGGAAATTGGCTGACGGTTTGTCCCGGGGAGCCGGCAAGGTCCCCCACCCCGATGACTCGCAGAAGAGCAGCCTCTCGGCCGTGATGTCCGATCCCGTTGCGGTCAGCAACGTCTCGCAGGCAAAGGCCGGCTCCTATGGTGCTGGCCTGGCTCCCTTCTTCATGACCCTGGCCCTGTGGATCGGCATCTTCATGCTGGTCCAGGCCATGCGGCCCATCACCCAGCGCGCCCTGGCTTCCAACGCGCCGGCCTGGAAGATCGCCGTCGGGGGCTGGCTACCGTTCCTGGCGGTGTCCGCCGTGCAGGCGAGCCTGCTCACCGTCGTCGTGAACGTCGGCCTTGGGCTGCATCCTGCCCATCCGTGGCTGATGTGGCTCTTCCTGCTTGCCGCCGCCATGGCGTTCAGCGCCATCATCCAGGGCGTGGTGGCGCTGCTCGGTTCGCCGGGAAAGCTGGTGGTGCTGATCCTGCTCGTGCTGCAGCTGGTCTCCTCCGGTGGCACTTTCCCGTGGCAGACAACACCGGAACCACTGCACGCCGTCCACCGGGTCCTGCCCATGGGTTACGTGGTGGATGGCATGCGGCACCTGGTCTACGGGGCGGACCTGTCCCTGATCCCGGCCACGGTGGCGGGGCTGTTTGGCTACACTTTGCTGGGGATGGCACTTTCGACACTGGCCGTCAGAAAGAACAAGTTGTGGACCCTTAAGACCCTGAAACCGGAGATCGCTGTATGA
- a CDS encoding ABC transporter ATP-binding protein — MLCARQLTVKGRRLDLLPPTSLQVARGELLLVAGDRQDRRTALALVLSGRMKPDGGTASWDGSAGVRPLRRASALVDSPGVNEPEQHLSVADLVTEDLALIPRRYRGALLSKPWLKVNRFEDVAGLWTEQLPPARHTELLTALALANPGTDLLVVDSPDRHGSDSAHWLPRLTELAYDGGRPLAVVATVMSLPDGWTGPTAEIGNAATNPSAGSFCPDNGPKTPPKSEYVDKNSSVTGASSVSGGAVK; from the coding sequence TTGCTCTGCGCACGACAGCTCACCGTCAAAGGCCGGCGGCTCGACCTCCTGCCGCCGACGTCCCTGCAGGTGGCCCGCGGCGAACTGCTGCTGGTTGCCGGTGACCGCCAGGACCGGCGCACGGCCCTCGCCCTGGTGCTCAGCGGCAGGATGAAGCCCGACGGCGGCACCGCCAGTTGGGACGGCTCGGCAGGGGTCCGGCCGCTGCGCCGCGCCAGCGCACTGGTGGACTCCCCCGGCGTCAACGAACCCGAACAGCACCTGAGCGTCGCGGACCTGGTGACGGAGGATCTGGCCCTGATCCCCCGGCGCTACCGCGGCGCCCTGCTCAGCAAGCCGTGGCTGAAGGTCAACCGCTTCGAGGACGTCGCCGGCCTGTGGACGGAGCAGCTGCCGCCGGCGCGCCACACCGAGCTCCTCACGGCGCTGGCCCTCGCCAACCCCGGGACGGACCTCCTGGTGGTGGACTCCCCTGACCGGCACGGTTCCGATTCTGCCCACTGGCTGCCGCGTCTTACGGAGTTGGCGTACGACGGCGGCCGGCCCCTCGCAGTCGTCGCAACCGTCATGTCCCTCCCGGACGGCTGGACCGGTCCGACTGCGGAAATCGGCAACGCCGCCACCAATCCTTCCGCAGGGAGTTTTTGTCCAGATAATGGCCCCAAAACGCCCCCGAAGTCCGAATATGTGGACAAAAACTCCAGCGTGACCGGCGCCTCCAGCGTGAGCGGTGGGGCGGTCAAGTGA
- a CDS encoding FadR/GntR family transcriptional regulator: protein MQPSNVVPPARFGAQARLRALQSDIMELILDRGLEPGDALPTENELCLALGVGRNTLRESLKVLQALGVIEIRHGFGMFVAPSNFESLADGLIFRGRLSLRHHGLEARQLVDVRHALEAGLIGSAMDEMTAEQLAAIEESVIRMEESAEAGDAFVEADAEFHRRLFEPLNNELLLNLLGVFWKVYRKIYAEVGPGVQDLPALAAVHRNIYSAVAAGDRARAARELTHHFEGFRQRIREAVAE, encoded by the coding sequence ATGCAGCCCTCCAACGTGGTTCCGCCGGCCCGCTTCGGTGCCCAGGCCCGCCTGCGCGCCCTGCAGTCGGACATTATGGAGCTGATCCTCGACCGTGGACTGGAGCCCGGCGACGCCCTTCCCACCGAAAACGAGCTGTGCCTCGCCCTCGGCGTGGGCCGGAACACCCTGCGGGAGTCACTGAAGGTCCTGCAGGCGCTGGGGGTCATCGAGATCCGGCACGGCTTCGGCATGTTCGTTGCACCCAGCAATTTCGAATCCCTCGCCGACGGTCTGATTTTCCGCGGGCGGCTCTCGCTGCGCCACCATGGCCTGGAAGCGCGGCAGCTCGTGGACGTCCGGCACGCGCTGGAGGCGGGGCTCATTGGAAGTGCAATGGATGAGATGACGGCCGAACAGCTGGCCGCCATCGAGGAGTCCGTGATCCGGATGGAGGAGAGCGCGGAAGCGGGGGATGCCTTTGTGGAAGCCGATGCCGAGTTCCACCGCAGGCTCTTTGAACCCCTTAACAATGAACTCCTGCTGAACCTGCTCGGCGTCTTCTGGAAGGTTTACCGCAAGATCTATGCCGAAGTCGGACCCGGAGTGCAGGATCTGCCGGCACTGGCTGCAGTGCACCGGAACATCTATTCGGCAGTGGCTGCCGGGGACAGGGCCCGGGCAGCCCGCGAGCTGACGCACCACTTCGAGGGGTTCCGCCAGCGGATACGTGAGGCGGTTGCCGAATAG
- a CDS encoding globin domain-containing protein, whose amino-acid sequence MLSDKSRPVIEATLPLVGSRIGEITPKFYSRLFAAHPELLDGLFSRSNQRNGNQQQALAGSIAAFATHLVNNPDTVPETVLSRIAHRHASLGITEPQYQVVYEHLFAAIAEDLAEVITPEIAEAWTEVYWLMADALIKLEKGLYAAQANTKMWMPWTVVEKTPAGTGSMTFTLAPADDTAVTAALPGQYISVKVTLPDGLRQVRQYSLSGDAGTSRSFTTKIDDGGEVSPVLHNSVEVGDVIEISNPYGEITLKDGDGPVVLASAGIGCTPTASILRSLAETGSDRQVLVLHAESTLDSWALRSQMTHDVERLGGADLQLWLEEPQAGTKSGFMSLREVDLPANASLYLCGPLPFMKNIRNEAIEAGIPATRIHYEVFGPDIWLAA is encoded by the coding sequence GTTATTGAGGCCACACTGCCGCTGGTGGGCTCGCGAATCGGCGAAATCACCCCCAAGTTCTATAGCCGCCTGTTCGCCGCGCACCCGGAACTCCTGGACGGGCTGTTCAGCCGCTCCAACCAGCGCAACGGCAACCAGCAGCAGGCCCTGGCCGGAAGCATCGCCGCGTTCGCGACCCACCTCGTCAACAACCCGGATACCGTGCCGGAAACCGTGCTGTCCCGCATCGCGCACCGCCACGCCTCCTTGGGCATCACCGAGCCGCAGTACCAGGTGGTCTATGAGCACCTGTTCGCAGCCATCGCCGAGGACCTGGCCGAGGTCATCACCCCGGAAATCGCCGAAGCCTGGACCGAGGTGTATTGGCTCATGGCCGATGCCCTGATCAAGCTGGAGAAGGGCCTCTACGCGGCCCAGGCGAACACGAAGATGTGGATGCCCTGGACCGTCGTCGAAAAGACCCCCGCCGGCACGGGATCGATGACATTCACCCTGGCACCTGCGGATGACACAGCGGTCACCGCCGCGCTTCCGGGCCAGTACATCAGCGTCAAAGTCACCCTGCCCGACGGTCTCCGCCAGGTCCGCCAGTACTCGCTCTCCGGCGATGCCGGCACCAGCCGCAGCTTCACCACCAAGATCGACGACGGCGGGGAGGTCTCCCCCGTGCTCCACAACAGCGTGGAGGTCGGGGACGTCATCGAAATCTCCAACCCTTACGGCGAAATCACCCTGAAGGACGGTGATGGCCCTGTGGTTCTCGCCTCCGCCGGTATTGGCTGCACGCCCACCGCCTCGATCCTGCGTTCCCTCGCCGAAACCGGCTCCGACCGCCAGGTGCTGGTCCTGCACGCCGAGAGCACCCTGGACAGCTGGGCACTGCGCTCCCAAATGACGCACGACGTCGAGCGGCTCGGCGGCGCCGACCTCCAGCTCTGGCTGGAGGAACCGCAGGCGGGCACGAAGTCCGGCTTCATGTCCCTGCGCGAGGTGGACCTGCCCGCCAACGCCTCCCTGTACCTGTGCGGCCCGCTGCCGTTCATGAAGAACATCCGCAACGAGGCCATCGAGGCAGGCATTCCCGCAACACGGATCCACTACGAGGTCTTCGGCCCGGACATCTGGCTGGCCGCCTAG
- a CDS encoding dihydrolipoyl dehydrogenase family protein, with the protein MPRLVEREFDVIVIGAGAAGENAADRVVQGGLTAVLVEAELVGGECSYWACMPSKALLRPGTALHGAQSVPGASEAVTRTLDAAAVLKRRDSFTSHWQDASQVEWVEGAGIELIRGRARITGERTVGVAGLDGDDYALTARHAVVLANGSTPNRPPVDGLSDVEYWGTREATSAKEVPGRLGVLGGGVAGTELAQAFARLGSTVTLVARSGLLRNFPNEAAELVAAGLRADGVELRLDTKTRSVRRNSDGSLTLTLDGGDTVSVDRLLVSTGRRPALEGLGLDSVGLTAADGKPLTVSTDSTGLVAEASGNDDAPWLYAVGDAAGKVLLTHQGKYEARATGAAIAARAKGELRGEPGPWSRYAQTADEHAIPNVVFTDPELANVGRSLEQARKDGYNASSVELPIEVAGSSLHARNYKGWAQLVVDEDRKVLLGATFAGPDVAELLHAATIAVVGEVPLDRLWHAVPAYPTISEVWLRLLEKYGL; encoded by the coding sequence ATGCCACGTCTTGTTGAACGGGAATTCGATGTCATTGTGATCGGCGCAGGCGCGGCAGGGGAAAATGCCGCGGACCGGGTGGTGCAGGGCGGCCTCACGGCGGTCCTGGTGGAAGCCGAGCTGGTGGGTGGCGAATGCTCCTACTGGGCGTGCATGCCGTCCAAGGCACTGCTGCGCCCGGGCACCGCACTGCACGGGGCCCAGTCAGTTCCAGGCGCCAGCGAGGCCGTGACACGAACCCTTGACGCGGCCGCGGTCCTCAAGCGGCGCGACTCCTTCACGTCCCACTGGCAGGATGCCAGCCAGGTGGAATGGGTGGAGGGCGCAGGCATCGAGCTGATCCGCGGCCGGGCACGCATCACCGGCGAGCGGACAGTGGGGGTAGCCGGGCTGGACGGCGACGATTACGCACTCACGGCGCGTCACGCCGTCGTGCTTGCCAACGGCTCCACGCCCAACCGGCCGCCCGTCGACGGGCTGTCCGACGTTGAGTACTGGGGCACGCGGGAGGCAACTTCGGCAAAGGAAGTCCCCGGACGGCTTGGCGTGTTGGGCGGGGGCGTCGCCGGAACCGAGCTTGCCCAGGCGTTTGCCCGCCTCGGGTCCACGGTCACGCTGGTGGCGCGCAGCGGGCTGCTGCGCAATTTTCCCAATGAGGCCGCGGAACTGGTGGCCGCCGGCCTGCGGGCCGACGGCGTGGAGCTCCGGCTCGACACCAAGACCCGCAGCGTCCGCAGGAACTCGGACGGTTCCCTGACGCTCACGCTCGACGGCGGCGACACCGTTTCGGTGGACAGGCTGCTGGTGTCGACCGGCCGGCGGCCCGCGCTTGAAGGGCTGGGGCTGGACAGTGTGGGGCTGACCGCCGCCGACGGCAAGCCGCTGACCGTCAGCACCGATTCGACCGGCCTCGTAGCGGAAGCATCGGGCAATGACGATGCTCCCTGGCTGTACGCGGTGGGCGATGCAGCAGGCAAGGTGCTGCTGACCCACCAGGGCAAGTACGAGGCCCGGGCCACCGGCGCAGCCATTGCCGCCAGGGCCAAGGGCGAGCTGCGCGGGGAGCCTGGGCCGTGGAGCCGGTACGCGCAGACAGCCGACGAACATGCCATTCCCAACGTGGTGTTCACCGACCCTGAGCTGGCCAACGTCGGCAGGTCGCTGGAGCAGGCCCGCAAGGACGGCTACAACGCATCATCGGTGGAGTTGCCCATCGAAGTCGCCGGCTCCTCCCTGCACGCCCGGAACTACAAGGGCTGGGCGCAGCTGGTGGTGGACGAGGACCGCAAGGTGCTCCTCGGCGCAACGTTCGCGGGGCCCGACGTTGCCGAACTCTTGCACGCGGCGACCATCGCCGTCGTCGGCGAAGTTCCGCTGGACCGACTCTGGCACGCGGTTCCCGCCTACCCCACCATCAGCGAGGTCTGGCTGCGGCTGCTGGAAAAGTACGGCCTCTGA